A genomic segment from Ruegeria sp. TM1040 encodes:
- a CDS encoding DUF1150 family protein, whose translation MQTPVEMAQAGGRTVYVKTVAVADLPKDVQASVPGRTQLYAVHDEAGEQLALVADRKMAFVLARQHDYAPVAVH comes from the coding sequence ATGCAGACACCTGTAGAAATGGCTCAGGCTGGCGGTCGCACCGTCTACGTCAAGACTGTTGCAGTCGCCGATCTGCCCAAGGATGTGCAGGCCTCCGTACCCGGTCGCACCCAGCTCTATGCTGTTCACGATGAGGCCGGCGAGCAGCTCGCGCTTGTCGCCGATCGCAAGATGGCCTTCGTGCTGGCGCGCCAGCATGACTACGCGCCGGTTGCCGTGCACTGA
- a CDS encoding DUF6653 family protein translates to MATKDTFERTEAMMGMTPEIWARHANPWSGWTRLTILPLFALAVWSRVWLGWGALVPVVLVLIWTWLNPRIFPRPKRTDNWMSRGVQGEQIWLRHKTAPELSHHLAVVRQITLLSAAGALAYLVGLILLWPGLTLTGLCIASLGKLWMLDRMVWVLADVQHSGTLAHDDADQDVTG, encoded by the coding sequence ATGGCCACCAAAGACACATTCGAGCGGACCGAAGCGATGATGGGCATGACCCCCGAAATCTGGGCGCGCCATGCAAACCCGTGGAGTGGCTGGACACGGCTAACAATCCTGCCCCTGTTTGCCCTCGCAGTCTGGAGCCGCGTCTGGCTTGGCTGGGGCGCCCTTGTCCCTGTTGTGCTTGTTCTGATCTGGACCTGGCTCAATCCGCGCATCTTTCCCCGACCGAAGCGCACGGACAACTGGATGTCACGCGGTGTTCAGGGAGAGCAGATCTGGCTGCGCCACAAGACCGCGCCAGAACTCAGCCATCACCTTGCCGTCGTCCGCCAGATCACGCTTCTGAGTGCGGCCGGGGCGCTGGCCTATCTTGTGGGACTTATCCTGTTGTGGCCCGGTCTTACGCTGACTGGGCTTTGTATCGCGAGTCTTGGCAAACTGTGGATGCTTGATCGCATGGTCTGGGTCCTCGCGGATGTTCAGCACTCAGGCACTCTCGCCCATGACGACGCGGATCAAGACGTCACGGGGTGA
- a CDS encoding alpha-D-ribose 1-methylphosphonate 5-triphosphate diphosphatase — translation MSEDGYVTLRLVGADVLRADGLERSGALTLADGLLQDASGAREVDLNGYRLLPGIVDLHGDGFERHVAPRRGAMKQMGEGIRATEAELAANGITTGVLAQFLSWEGGLRGAEFAHQVFEGIREVRSQLVTDLIPQLRFEIHLLDLYDTLPAQIADWEVPYVVFNDHLPHDRLAQGKKPPRLTGQALKAGRNPEKHFEMLLEMHARRDEVGPALDRLCNLLRQNGICFGSHDDHSAQDREIWRARGAHISEFPETAEAAEAARSAGDHIILGSPNVVRGGSHKGNASAVELISMGLCDALASDYHYPSPRRAALMLAKTGLLPLEQAWALVSSGPAKILGLHDRGVLTDGKRADLVILDENNQVAATLSGGRVSYMSGAIAARFLS, via the coding sequence ATGAGTGAAGATGGATACGTCACACTGCGTCTGGTGGGAGCAGATGTGCTGCGCGCAGATGGGCTGGAGCGCAGCGGGGCGCTGACCCTCGCCGACGGACTTCTGCAAGACGCATCAGGCGCCAGAGAGGTGGATCTCAACGGCTATCGCCTCCTTCCGGGGATTGTGGACCTGCACGGAGACGGGTTTGAACGCCACGTCGCCCCCCGCCGAGGCGCCATGAAGCAAATGGGCGAAGGGATCCGCGCCACTGAGGCAGAGCTCGCTGCCAACGGCATTACGACCGGAGTGCTGGCGCAATTCCTGTCGTGGGAAGGCGGACTGCGTGGGGCCGAGTTTGCACATCAGGTCTTTGAGGGCATCCGCGAGGTGCGCAGCCAATTGGTTACGGATCTGATCCCTCAGCTTCGATTCGAGATCCACCTGCTTGACCTCTATGACACGCTTCCTGCGCAAATTGCTGATTGGGAGGTGCCCTATGTGGTGTTCAACGATCACCTCCCACACGACAGGCTCGCGCAGGGGAAAAAGCCGCCGCGGTTGACGGGGCAGGCGCTCAAGGCTGGGCGAAATCCTGAAAAGCACTTTGAGATGCTGCTTGAGATGCACGCCCGCAGAGACGAGGTTGGCCCCGCATTGGACAGGCTGTGCAATCTTCTACGCCAAAATGGCATCTGCTTTGGCAGTCATGATGATCATAGCGCGCAGGATCGGGAAATCTGGCGCGCGCGTGGCGCGCATATCTCGGAGTTTCCGGAAACCGCTGAGGCCGCAGAGGCCGCCCGGAGTGCGGGAGATCACATCATTCTCGGTTCCCCGAATGTGGTGCGCGGTGGCAGCCATAAGGGCAATGCTTCGGCGGTGGAACTGATCTCGATGGGACTCTGTGATGCGCTGGCTTCGGATTATCACTATCCCAGCCCGCGCCGTGCGGCGCTTATGCTGGCCAAAACCGGCCTGCTGCCTTTGGAACAGGCCTGGGCGCTGGTCTCATCCGGCCCGGCAAAGATCCTTGGTCTTCACGATCGTGGAGTCCTGACGGATGGGAAACGCGCAGATCTGGTGATCCTTGACGAAAACAATCAGGTCGCGGCGACGCTTTCAGGCGGGCGCGTAAGCTACATGAGCGGGGCTATTGCTGCGCGCTTCTTGAGCTGA
- a CDS encoding YdcH family protein: protein MNKRSDLAMANEDVLRVELEVFRREHRDLDEAIEALEEKGTADALTIRRLKKQKLVLKDKIALIEDRLLPDIIA from the coding sequence ATGAACAAGCGGTCTGATCTGGCCATGGCCAACGAAGATGTCCTCCGTGTCGAGTTGGAGGTGTTTCGCAGAGAGCATCGCGACCTCGATGAAGCGATTGAGGCTCTGGAGGAAAAAGGCACTGCGGATGCGCTGACGATCCGGCGTCTGAAAAAGCAGAAACTGGTGCTCAAGGACAAGATCGCGCTGATCGAGGATCGGCTGCTCCCCGACATCATCGCCTGA
- a CDS encoding PhzF family phenazine biosynthesis protein — MQDFQFDWVDAFTDRPFGGNGCAVVHGGAHLPEAVACAYVRETSLVECTFTGPSEVADIKVRYFLASREIPFAGHPTIATVAAMRDRGLISGQRITLETGAGIVPVDLEDDLIVMQQVAPQFGVTPDRALVAAAISLPETAILGQPQLVSTGLPFCITVLKDLDSLRAARLDAVAMEPLGRALGADGSDVMEPFLVTLDGFTPTGDTFSRLLMLPPSPPEDPFTGSATGAMAAYLWHHGLMDKAVFVAEQGHLMDRPGEAHVALVGDRSAPKGIRVGGRGFVLMRGEVGLPTSLQT, encoded by the coding sequence ATGCAGGATTTCCAGTTTGATTGGGTGGACGCTTTTACGGATCGTCCCTTTGGCGGCAATGGTTGTGCAGTGGTCCATGGGGGCGCGCATCTGCCCGAGGCGGTGGCCTGCGCCTATGTGCGCGAAACCTCGCTGGTAGAATGCACCTTCACCGGCCCGTCTGAGGTCGCGGACATCAAGGTGCGCTATTTCCTCGCCAGCCGAGAGATCCCCTTTGCCGGTCACCCAACCATCGCGACGGTCGCCGCCATGCGGGATCGCGGGCTGATCTCGGGCCAGCGCATCACGCTCGAGACAGGTGCGGGCATCGTTCCAGTCGATCTCGAAGACGATCTCATCGTAATGCAGCAGGTCGCGCCCCAGTTCGGCGTGACCCCGGATCGAGCACTTGTTGCTGCAGCGATCAGCCTGCCGGAAACAGCAATCCTCGGTCAGCCGCAGCTCGTGTCTACGGGGCTGCCGTTTTGTATTACCGTGCTGAAAGATCTCGACAGTCTGCGTGCTGCGCGCCTCGACGCGGTCGCGATGGAGCCACTTGGGCGCGCCCTTGGTGCCGATGGCAGCGATGTAATGGAGCCTTTCCTCGTGACGCTTGATGGGTTCACCCCAACAGGCGATACGTTTTCGCGACTGCTCATGCTGCCGCCAAGCCCGCCGGAGGATCCGTTTACGGGCTCTGCAACGGGCGCTATGGCGGCTTATCTTTGGCATCATGGCTTGATGGACAAAGCCGTGTTTGTAGCAGAGCAGGGACACCTGATGGATCGCCCGGGCGAAGCTCATGTCGCCCTCGTCGGGGACCGGTCAGCCCCGAAGGGCATTCGCGTCGGGGGGCGCGGTTTTGTTTTGATGCGTGGAGAGGTCGGCCTGCCAACGAGTTTACAGACCTGA
- a CDS encoding Hsp20 family protein translates to MSKLTLGSYPHMLGFEQLERLLERSAKSGNEGYPPYNIEQTSDHSYRITLAVAGFAEEDLAITVEDRQLVIRGRQRDDSDGRIFLHRGIAARQFQRMFVLADGVEVGEAVMENGLLHVDLTRSRPETVVQTINIKKG, encoded by the coding sequence GTGTCGAAACTTACCTTGGGCTCATACCCTCACATGCTGGGCTTCGAGCAACTGGAACGCCTGCTAGAGCGCTCTGCCAAATCTGGCAATGAGGGCTATCCTCCCTACAATATCGAACAGACATCTGACCATTCCTACCGCATCACCCTCGCTGTGGCCGGATTCGCGGAAGAGGATCTGGCGATTACGGTCGAGGACAGGCAGCTGGTGATTCGTGGCCGACAGCGTGACGACTCGGACGGGCGCATCTTCCTGCATCGTGGGATCGCCGCACGCCAGTTTCAGCGCATGTTCGTTCTCGCGGATGGCGTCGAAGTCGGGGAAGCCGTGATGGAGAACGGACTGCTTCATGTGGATCTCACGCGCTCACGTCCCGAAACCGTTGTGCAAACCATCAATATCAAAAAGGGGTAA
- a CDS encoding inorganic phosphate transporter, translating to MSQNDLEPRHLETLDRDLDRLSSLEQATAYVGRSNVGLGLAFMFILIVAAATGLMLGSADNTFIIVIAAAFGAYMALNIGANDVANNMGPAVGANAMSMGFAIVVAAIFESAGALIAGGDVVSTIAKGIISPDTMATSSMFIAAMLAALLASALWVNLATWIGAPVSTTHAVVGGVMGAGIAAAGFAAVNWSKMSAIAASWVISPLLGGLIAAGFLWLIKSRIIYREDKISAARTWVPILVGIMAGAFASYLAVKGLKKLIKIDLSHSLMIGLVVALLVWMLMIPVIRKQSKGLENRNKSLKVLFSIPLIVSAALLSFAHGANDVANAVGPLAAIVQASTSGDFTHAVSIPFWVMIIGAFGISFGLFLFGPKLIRMVGSQITKLNPMRAYCVALSAAITVIVASWLGLPVSSTHIAIGGVFGVGFFREWDTERRMRKSKAVKADAPNVGPEERRRRKLVRRSHFLTIIAAWVITVPAAATLSGVLFVLINRMVG from the coding sequence GTGTCCCAAAACGATCTAGAGCCGCGTCACCTTGAAACCCTGGACCGCGACCTTGATCGCCTGTCCTCGCTGGAACAGGCGACAGCCTATGTGGGGCGGTCGAATGTCGGGCTTGGTCTCGCCTTCATGTTCATCCTGATCGTCGCTGCAGCGACCGGATTGATGCTCGGCAGTGCCGACAACACGTTTATCATCGTGATCGCCGCCGCCTTTGGCGCCTATATGGCGCTCAATATTGGGGCCAATGATGTGGCCAACAACATGGGTCCTGCGGTTGGGGCAAACGCCATGTCGATGGGCTTTGCCATCGTGGTTGCGGCCATCTTTGAGAGCGCGGGCGCCCTGATTGCGGGCGGAGATGTGGTTTCGACCATCGCCAAAGGGATCATCTCGCCCGATACCATGGCGACCTCTTCGATGTTCATCGCCGCTATGCTTGCCGCCCTTCTGGCCTCGGCACTCTGGGTCAACCTTGCAACCTGGATCGGTGCACCTGTTTCCACCACGCATGCGGTTGTAGGGGGCGTCATGGGCGCCGGGATCGCGGCCGCCGGTTTTGCCGCCGTGAACTGGAGTAAAATGAGCGCAATCGCCGCCAGCTGGGTGATCTCGCCGCTCTTGGGTGGACTGATCGCGGCCGGGTTCCTGTGGCTCATCAAGTCGCGCATCATCTACCGCGAAGACAAGATTTCTGCAGCGCGCACCTGGGTCCCCATTCTGGTGGGCATCATGGCGGGAGCATTCGCCTCTTACCTCGCGGTCAAAGGCCTGAAAAAGCTCATCAAAATTGACCTCTCGCATTCACTGATGATTGGTCTTGTGGTTGCGCTTCTGGTCTGGATGCTCATGATCCCCGTGATCCGCAAACAGTCGAAGGGATTGGAGAACAGAAACAAATCGCTGAAGGTGCTCTTCTCGATCCCACTGATTGTCTCGGCGGCCCTGCTGAGCTTTGCGCATGGTGCAAACGATGTGGCAAACGCGGTTGGACCGCTTGCGGCAATCGTGCAGGCGTCGACCTCTGGGGATTTCACCCATGCAGTCTCAATCCCTTTCTGGGTGATGATTATCGGGGCCTTCGGGATTTCCTTTGGTCTCTTCCTGTTTGGCCCCAAACTGATCCGCATGGTGGGCAGCCAGATCACCAAACTGAACCCGATGCGGGCATATTGCGTGGCGCTGTCTGCGGCCATCACGGTGATCGTGGCAAGCTGGCTCGGCCTTCCGGTGAGCTCCACACATATCGCGATTGGCGGCGTCTTTGGCGTTGGATTCTTCCGCGAATGGGACACAGAGCGCCGCATGCGCAAGTCTAAGGCCGTCAAGGCAGATGCGCCCAACGTAGGCCCCGAAGAGCGCCGCCGCCGCAAACTGGTGCGACGCTCACATTTCCTGACCATCATCGCGGCCTGGGTCATCACCGTCCCCGCTGCCGCGACGCTCTCTGGGGTGTTGTTCGTGCTGATCAACCGGATGGTGGGATAA
- a CDS encoding 5-(carboxyamino)imidazole ribonucleotide synthase: protein MTDLDQILEPGAVIGILGGGQLGRMLSVAASRLGFTTHIYEPAANPPAGHVADRVTTAAYEDEAALRAFAQTVDVITYEFENIPTSALDILEDLKPIRPGREALRVSQDRLTEKTFLQELGLATAPFAEVDDAASLEVALEKVGTPSILKTRRFGYDGKGQMRIMHPEEAPEALAAMQGAPAVLEGFVPFSHEVSVIAARSLNGKVACYDPGENVHLEGILSTTTVPANLTTGQSMDAVLMAGKILNALDYVGVLAVEIFVTAHGLVVNEIAPRVHNSGHWTQEGCTIDQFEQHIRAITGWTIGNGARYADVVMENLIGEDVGRIADLARDPDCAIHLYGKAETKPGRKMGHVNRVIHTEGREGY from the coding sequence ATGACTGATCTCGACCAAATCCTCGAACCCGGTGCCGTAATCGGCATTCTGGGCGGTGGTCAGCTTGGCCGGATGCTGTCGGTTGCAGCCTCCCGCCTTGGCTTCACCACCCACATCTACGAGCCGGCCGCGAATCCGCCTGCGGGCCATGTTGCGGATCGGGTCACAACCGCTGCCTATGAGGATGAGGCGGCCTTGCGCGCCTTTGCACAAACCGTGGATGTGATCACCTATGAGTTTGAAAATATCCCCACCTCAGCGCTCGACATTCTCGAGGATCTGAAACCGATCCGCCCCGGTCGCGAGGCGCTTCGGGTGTCGCAGGACCGCCTGACGGAAAAGACCTTTCTGCAAGAGCTTGGGCTGGCAACAGCGCCCTTTGCAGAGGTGGATGATGCCGCCAGCCTTGAAGTTGCATTGGAAAAGGTCGGCACGCCTTCGATCCTGAAAACGCGGCGTTTTGGCTATGATGGCAAGGGTCAGATGCGCATCATGCATCCCGAAGAAGCTCCGGAGGCCTTGGCCGCCATGCAAGGAGCGCCCGCGGTGCTCGAAGGGTTTGTCCCCTTCAGCCACGAGGTCTCGGTCATCGCAGCCCGCAGCCTCAATGGCAAAGTCGCCTGCTATGATCCGGGCGAGAACGTGCATCTCGAAGGCATCCTCAGCACCACCACCGTGCCCGCAAACCTCACGACGGGTCAGAGCATGGATGCGGTGCTGATGGCCGGTAAGATCCTGAACGCCCTCGATTACGTTGGTGTTCTGGCGGTCGAGATCTTTGTCACCGCGCATGGCCTAGTGGTCAATGAAATCGCCCCGCGCGTGCACAACTCGGGTCACTGGACGCAGGAAGGCTGCACCATCGACCAGTTCGAACAGCACATCCGGGCCATCACAGGCTGGACCATCGGCAATGGCGCCCGTTACGCCGATGTTGTGATGGAAAACCTGATTGGCGAGGACGTGGGACGTATCGCCGATCTTGCACGCGATCCCGATTGCGCCATTCATCTCTATGGCAAGGCCGAAACAAAGCCTGGCCGCAAGATGGGCCATGTAAACCGTGTCATCCACACCGAAGGGCGCGAGGGCTACTGA
- the purE gene encoding 5-(carboxyamino)imidazole ribonucleotide mutase, with translation MADIKVGIIMGSQSDWPTMKEAANILDELGVAYETRIVSAHRTPDRLWDYGKTAAERGLHVIIAGAGGAAHLPGMMASKTRVPVVGVPVQTRALSGVDSLYSIVQMPKGFPVATMAIGAAGAANAGLMAAGILATSDAALAERLDAWRDALAASIPEEPTDD, from the coding sequence ATGGCCGACATCAAAGTAGGGATCATCATGGGGAGCCAGTCCGACTGGCCCACGATGAAGGAAGCAGCCAACATCCTTGACGAACTGGGCGTTGCCTATGAAACGCGGATCGTTTCGGCTCACCGCACGCCGGACCGGTTGTGGGACTATGGCAAGACCGCAGCAGAGCGCGGCCTGCATGTGATTATCGCAGGCGCGGGCGGCGCGGCGCATTTGCCCGGCATGATGGCGTCAAAGACCCGTGTGCCCGTGGTTGGCGTGCCCGTCCAGACCCGTGCCTTGTCCGGTGTCGACAGCCTTTATTCGATCGTGCAGATGCCCAAAGGATTTCCAGTTGCCACCATGGCGATTGGTGCCGCGGGCGCTGCCAACGCAGGCCTGATGGCCGCCGGCATTCTCGCCACCAGCGACGCCGCGCTGGCAGAACGTCTTGACGCCTGGCGCGACGCGCTTGCCGCCTCCATTCCCGAGGAGCCTACCGATGACTGA
- a CDS encoding GFA family protein: protein MVFIRRDTLIWRRGRENVAVYQPEAPYKYPRCFCKTCGTSLGEILSTEESFPISAQVLDGDLEIRNRFHEFVAEKPSWYEICDSAEQFEGHPVTS from the coding sequence ATGGTGTTTATTCGCCGCGACACTCTGATCTGGCGGCGAGGGCGCGAGAATGTCGCGGTATATCAGCCCGAGGCCCCCTATAAATATCCGCGCTGTTTCTGCAAAACCTGCGGCACCTCTCTCGGAGAGATCCTGTCAACAGAAGAGAGCTTTCCGATTTCGGCTCAGGTCCTTGATGGTGACCTCGAGATACGCAACCGCTTTCACGAGTTTGTTGCGGAGAAACCGTCCTGGTACGAAATCTGCGACAGCGCGGAGCAGTTTGAGGGTCACCCCGTGACGTCTTGA